From the genome of Miscanthus floridulus cultivar M001 chromosome 10, ASM1932011v1, whole genome shotgun sequence, one region includes:
- the LOC136485928 gene encoding L-type lectin-domain containing receptor kinase IX.1-like, producing MAWAASSAQLLFLFLLVSTCFLPTLSQQTNNSSVAVHSPLPQFSFSFNFTNPSNYDQSTDILLEGDAKVNGKLIDLTCDSFEQSSDSCTGRMSYRHPVPLYDDTTLASFSTSFTFQILFNKSLASMPPGDGIAFFLTGFPSSMPPRSEGQNLGLMSNDAAPYGPQQFVAVEFDTFYQNFDIPDPKYYHIGIDINSVHSKNTTMLPSPLELEGNMTATVKFDNITQILVASLKVGSHPEPIVVTSQLPDLRTLLPREVAVGFSASTGAVAELHQILAWSFNSTLVPTIPRKGHDNKTTILIIIGGLVLLVVVVWLILSCWKWINRHRGIEKQGKQGPTRFKYQDLAAATDNFCEERKLGQGFFGVVYRGYLKKLGCDVAVKEILNKSNVVPGPNNDSHFYAELNAITSVKHKNLVKLVGWCRGSSCNFVEFMCWCWKNKTNNRLFLVYELVPKGNLHDNLHKEETLPWETRYKIVKDIAYALLYLHHECDPFILHRDIKPSNILLDDNFNAKLADFGLSRIVDNSDSSRILTIPVGTEAYLDPQCKKPVGMVEFSRSSDVYSFGILLLEIACGEQGGMLIREKVWQLYINRSLLRAADDRLKGEFSISEMETVLILGLWCSYLDNNKRPSMEQVMAVLEHGKQLPDLNSLDTTSVSAQMETYIDPQAPTSAASSSYEQMHE from the exons ATGGCCTGGGCTGCAAGCAGCGCGCAGCTTctgttcctcttcctcctcgtttCCACTTGCTTTCTCCCAACCTTATCCCAGCAAACTAACAATAGCTCTGTAGCAGTACACTCGCCACTTCCGCAGTTCTCCTTCAGCTTCAACTTTACCAATCCATCCAATTACGACCAATCAACAGACATCCTGCTCGAGGGCGATGCGAAGGTGAATGGCAAACTAATCGACCTCACCTGCGACTCGTTCGAGCAGAGCAGCGATTCTTGCACGGGGCGGATGTCGTACAGGCACCCGGTGCCGTTGTACGACGACACTACCCTGGCGAGCTTCAGCACAAGCTTCACCTTCCAGATCCTATTCAACAAAAGTTTGGCGAGCATGCCCCCCGGCGACGGCATAGCGTTCTTCCTCACCGGTTTCCCGTCAAGCATGCCGCCACGCTCAGAAGGGCAGAATCTCGGCCTCATGAGCAACGACGCCGCGCCCTACGGTCCACAACAGTTCGTCGCCGTCGAGTTCGACACCTTCTACCAAAACTTCGACATCCCAGATCCTAAATACTACCACATAGGCATCGACATCAACTCCGTCCACTCAAAGAACACCACAATGTTGCCCTCTCCCCTGGAGCTGGAAGGCAACATGACGGCGACAGTCAAATTTGATAACATCACCCAGATACTAGTTGCCTCCCTTAAGGTTGGTTCCCATCCCGAACCAATTGTGGTCACTTCTCAGCTGCCAGATCTAAGGACGTTGCTTCCGCGGGAAGTGGCAGTGGGGTTTTCGGCGTCCACCGGCGCAGTCGCTGAGCTCCATCAGATATTGGCATGGTCCTTCAACTCCACTCTTGTTCCGACGATCCCACGTAAAG GTCACGACAACAAGACAACTATATTGATTATTATTGGAGGACTGGTGTTATTGGTGGTCGTGGTGTGGCTTATCCTGTCTTGCTGGAAGTGGATAAACAGACACCGTGGCATTGAGAAGCAAGGGAAGCAGGGGCCTACTCGGTTCAAGTATCAGGATTTGGCAGCCGCGACAGACAATTTCTGCGAAGAGAGGAAACTCGGACAAGGTTTCTTTGGGGTAGTCTATAGAGGATACTTGAAGAAATTGGGATGTGATGTAGCGGTAAAGGAAATCCTGAATAAATCAAATGTTGTGCCAGGACCAAACAACGACAGCCATTTTTATGCCGAACTCAACGCTATCACTTCTGTAAAGCACAAGAATCTCGTCAAACTCGTTGGTTGGTGCAGGGGAAGCAGCTGCAACTTTGTTGAGTTCATGTGCTGGTGCTGGAAGAACAAAACCAATAATAGGCTCTTCCTTGTCTATGAATTGGTACCCAAGGGAAACCTTCACGACAACCTACACAAGGAGGAAACACTACCATGGGAAACAAG GTACAAGATAGTGAAGGATATCGCATATGCCCTTCTTTATCTCCACCATGAGTGTGATCCCTTCATCTTGCACAGAGATATCAAGCCAAGCAACATACTTCTTGATGACAACTTCAATGCTAAGCTTGCTGACTTCGGCCTATCGAGGATCGTTGATAATTCTGACAGTTCAAGGATCCTCACTATCCCTGTAGGAACCGAGGCTTACCTAGATCCACAGTGTAAGAAGCCCGTCGGGATGGTTGAGTTCAGCCGTAGCTCCGACGTCTACAGCTTTGGCATCCTCCTGCTCGAGATCGCCTGCGGCGAGCAAGGCGGTATGCTTATTAGGGAAAAAGTCTGGCAGCTGTACATCAACAGGTCTCTCCTGCGGGCCGCTGATGACAGGTTAAAGGGCGAGTTCAGTATAAGCGAAATGGAGACTGTGCTCATCCTAGGGCTCTGGTGCTCCTACCTTGATAATAACAAGCGGCCTAGCATGGAGCAAGTAATGGCCGTCCTGGAACATGGCAAGCAACTGCCAGATCTCAACTCATTGGACACTACTTCTGTTTCGGCACAAATGGAAACGTACATCGACCCGCAGGCACCTACCTCTGCTGCCAGCTCCTCCTACGAGCAAATGCATGAATGA